In Streptomyces sp. NBC_00878, a single window of DNA contains:
- a CDS encoding superoxide dismutase family protein codes for MTSGRDGAAGTRRPRTRLVACCAGFTAAVLLLSGCGGDSSDGASANETAADSSPPSAGMDDMQGMAMGDPSATPADKIPDAEVEKGSFELLDTRPPGMDDVKGTAWLAQGPKGTTVTVSLTGLKPGDKYMSHLHAQPCSTKGGGEHFQFEKGGATTPPNEVHLMFTADKSGMGMTTVNNDRKTGEDAVALVVHPAAAMDNRIACADFDF; via the coding sequence GTGACGTCCGGACGGGACGGGGCCGCGGGAACGCGACGCCCGCGCACCCGTCTCGTCGCCTGCTGCGCCGGTTTCACGGCCGCGGTCCTGCTGCTGTCCGGCTGCGGCGGTGATTCCTCCGACGGCGCGTCCGCGAACGAGACGGCCGCCGACTCCTCCCCTCCCTCGGCCGGCATGGACGACATGCAGGGGATGGCGATGGGAGACCCGTCAGCCACCCCCGCCGACAAGATCCCCGACGCCGAGGTCGAGAAGGGCTCCTTCGAGCTGCTGGACACCCGCCCGCCCGGCATGGACGACGTCAAGGGCACGGCCTGGCTGGCCCAGGGCCCGAAGGGCACCACGGTGACGGTGTCCCTGACCGGCCTGAAGCCGGGCGACAAGTACATGTCGCACCTGCACGCCCAGCCATGCTCCACCAAGGGCGGTGGGGAGCACTTCCAGTTCGAGAAGGGCGGAGCGACCACACCGCCGAACGAAGTCCACCTGATGTTCACCGCCGACAAGTCCGGCATGGGCATGACCACAGTGAACAACGACCGCAAGACCGGCGAGGACGCGGTCGCCCTCGTCGTCCACCCTGCCGCTGCCATGGACAACCGGATAGCATGCGCGGACTTCGACTTCTGA
- a CDS encoding copper resistance CopC family protein, with protein MRGLRLLRAPTALLGFLCALLFLGGTPAYAHTALKDATPGPGAKVAPGIDVVALTFGRLKSGTTPKISLTGPDGNTVPVGEPVVADDSVVCAAVTPLRAGINTLSYTVISADGDTQSSAFQFEVADGTENAATPSACRGRSLPAPSSGAENGTILGLGRTTAPVVFSVVGVVLAGGGVLAARTMRRARLTGRRGTAA; from the coding sequence ATGCGCGGACTTCGACTTCTGAGGGCGCCGACCGCCCTGCTGGGGTTCCTGTGTGCGCTGCTGTTCCTCGGCGGCACACCCGCGTACGCCCACACCGCGCTGAAGGACGCGACACCGGGACCCGGCGCCAAGGTCGCCCCCGGTATCGATGTCGTCGCGCTGACCTTCGGCCGACTGAAGTCCGGCACCACACCGAAGATCAGCCTGACCGGCCCCGACGGCAACACCGTGCCCGTCGGGGAGCCCGTCGTCGCCGACGACTCCGTTGTCTGCGCCGCCGTCACCCCGCTGCGCGCGGGCATCAACACCCTCTCCTACACCGTCATCTCCGCCGACGGGGACACCCAGAGCAGCGCCTTCCAGTTCGAGGTCGCCGACGGTACCGAGAACGCTGCCACCCCGTCCGCCTGCCGAGGACGGAGCCTGCCGGCTCCGAGCTCCGGCGCCGAGAACGGCACGATCCTGGGACTCGGCCGCACCACGGCGCCGGTCGTCTTCTCAGTGGTCGGCGTCGTACTAGCGGGCGGCGGTGTCCTTGCTGCGCGCACGATGCGTAGGGCGAGGCTGACGGGGAGAAGGGGGACCGCCGCATGA